GTAACCTCTATACAACTTCAGTAGTCATTTCTATACAGCTTAAGGTTGGTGGGATTTCAGTgtctgtgcgtatgtgtgtttcaGCAGGCTGGTTGTTCCTGGACTCTAGCACCTCCATGTTTGTGAATGCGAGGAGTCGTGTCTACCGCATCCCTGAGAACAAGAAGAAGATGAAAATGGGCGGAGCTGAGCCTGAGAAACCAAAGAGTTCAGCCGGTAACCATGGGAATACACACATCCGATGTCTAAGCACATGAGTTCATTGTGATAGTTGGTTCCAAACagtctctacccccccccccccccccccccccctccattcagaggtgaagagggagcTGGTCCTGGAGAACAACCCAAAGTGGGAGGCTCTGACGGAGGTGCTGCAGGAGATTGAGAAGGAGAACAAGAGTTCGGAACATGAACCAGGTCAGCTGAGACTGTAGCCAATTGAATTGGTCTATAAATCAGCAGTTGAACCCATCTAAAGAGAGTGTCTTGTTCATTCCCTCGCAGGTCGCGTGCTCATCTGTGCCAGTGATGACAGGACGTGCGCCCAGCTGCAGGAGTACATCAGCAGGGGCGCGGAGTCTCTGCTCACCCGCCTCTACACGCGCACGATCGGCAAACGGGACGCCCCAAAATATGAACCCGACGCACCCAAACTAGGCAAGATGGGCAGAAAGCAACATGAGAAAAACTCCAAAGGCAAAACAGTCAAACCTAAGACTTCTACGGGTAGAAAGAGAGCATCCCCGACCCTCACACAGATGATtgtgaaggaagagagggatgaaggagagagcATGGGCAGCAGTGTGGATGAGGGAGgtgggatggaaggagaggaggaagaagaagaggatctGAAGTTAGACTTATCGTCCGATGCCTACTATGGTGTGCTGAAGGAGCCCCTGACTGTGATCCACCCTCTGAGGGGCTGCACTGACCCCTACAGCTTGACACGGGTACTGCATGAGGTCGAGCCCAGCTTTTTGGTGCTGTACGATGCAGAGCTCAGCTTTGTCAGACAGTTGGAGGTCTACAAGGCCAGCAGGCCTGGGAAACCACTCAGGTCAGTacacagacacatcacagaTCATACTAAGAAGACTTTCAGTCAATAACCTCTGTTTTCCTTTTTATTATTGCATTTGAACCGTTATTAGAAATAGAATCTCCGGCACTTCTCCAGTCATACAGTAAAACTAACAGATGATTTGATGATTATTTCTCATGAACAGCCAGCATCTCAGTAGTTTGTATACTTTAAGACCTTTAGGGACCCAGGCTCAAGGTTACTGTGCTCCTGTTGATGCTTGTTTGTGTTGCTtgtttgtgttcctgcaggGTGTATTTCCTGATCTATGGAGGCTCTACAGAAGAGCAAAGGTACCTGACGGGCCTGTCCAAGGAGAAGAAGGCCTTCGAACACCTCATCAGGTCAGAAACGGACACTCTGGCAACTCTGGGCTCCGGTTTATATTGACTGTTACATGAATAATATGTGTCTTATTTGTGCACTGGCAGAGAGAAGGCAACAATGGTGGcgcctgaagagagagagggaagggaagatACCAACCTGGACCTCACTAGATGTCAGGAACCTGCTAATGCAACCACTAACACCAGGAAAGCAGGCATGGACTCTCAATTACTACGTTCACTTATTTTGTTTTGATTCCATCTGATTGTGGTTTGTCCTAGGTTGTTTTCTTTCTGATTGGTTTGTTCTTGTCTCTCATCCAATCACAGGAGGCCAGGAGCAGCCCACGGATCCTTTGCGCGTCATCGTGGACATGCGTGAGTTCCGTAGCGAGCTCCCGTCCCTGCTGCACCGCCGTGGGCTAGACATCGAGCCTGTGACCCTGGAGGTGGGAGACTACATCCTCACAGACGACACCTGCGTGGAGCGCAAGAGCGTCAGCGATCTGATTGGTTCTCTGCAGAACGGGCGTCTCTACACCCAGTGCCTGTCCATGACTCGTTTTTACCGCAAACCCATCTTGCTCATCGAGTTTGACCCGGCCAAGCCGTTCTCCCTTGTGGCCAGGACTGACTTCCGCCAGGAGATATCGGCTAACGACGTGACCTCCAaactcaccctcctcacccttcaCTTCCCCCGGCTCCGCCTCCTCTggtgcccctccccccacgccACGGCAGAGCTGTTCCACGAGCTGAAGCGTGGGCGCCAGGAACCAGACGCCGCGGCTGCCCAAGCTGTGACCGCAGAGTCCGACACGGTAGCTGAGTCAGCGGATATCTACAACCCTGGGCCGTATGACTTCCTGTTGCGCATGCCCGGGGTCAACGTCAAGAACTGCAGAGCACTTGTTAGCAAGGCAGCTAGCATTGCAGAGTTAGCCACACTGAGCCAGGACAAGCTGGCACAGATTCTGGGCAGTGCCGGCAATGCTAGGATGCTGTACGAGTTCCTGCATAATGTTGTGAATGTGCCTACCCCTGTACAGAAGGGCAAGCAGACCTCATACACTTGAGAGGGACTTTGGATGAGAATGGCTGCGTATTGTGTGCACTGTATCAGGCAGTCTTCGGGTTACCTGCAGCCCCTGATTATGGAGAACTTCGCCTTAGTGCTGtaaagttgtgtttgtgtttgtaaatgtttgtatgtttaaTAGGACATTTGGAAGactaagtatttttttttaattctagAATAATGTATAAAATGCAGTTATTTAAATAGTACTATGACTATTTAATGTGAATGAGTGGGTTGAATGGATTGTACTGGCCCTGGATAGGAATAATCAGATGTACTTTAAGTGGGATGGCTGACTTAAAAGCACCTGGTATCATCTGCTTCTGTCCTAATTTATATGGCTTTTGAAAATAAAGAAATCAATGAACTTCCAAAATGTAGACTGTATTCATAGAGGTCGGTgaaaatcgattcacatatgaattgcaattcagtcttctagcaatTCACTTTTTTTTAAGAATTTTTTTAATGTAAGCATATATTTAATCGAAATTTGATTAAAATCGAAAAAATTATGAATCATTATGAATCGATTTTTAATCGAATCGTGACGCCAAGAATTGAtttgaatcgtgaggtaccaaaaaaGTCCCACCCGTACCATACATATCACATTTAGATAAGTTGATAGATacgatgtaggcctacattttccgTGGTTTTCCAATTTTTGCATCTTTAAATAGCACATGTTACACAGCAGGCATGCTAGCAGTATTTTTTTCTACTTGATTCTGCCAGTGCCCCAACATTGGCCAACATATGCCATCGTTTGGTCGAGTTGTAATGTCTTTGGTTGTTCCAGATCTTTTTAATATCTCTTTCCAAAAATCTTAGAAATCGCTAGCGCCCTCTGCGGTTACGTGACTTTAATTGCATACGCTTCAGCTTGTGATACATGATTACGTCATTCAATGTATCCGAGTAGACAGCAGGAGCCATTTTACTCCGAAAATAAAAACTTCGATCTCTAGAAAACCACAGAGGGCATGTTCTGTCGACATTAGTTGTAATGTAGTGGTAAACCGAAGGACAAACGACCTGGGACGCTTAGGCTGTTTAATTCGGTAAGATCCGTTCATTGGACCTTGCTGTCTTGTTTTTAGCATGCCAGTTTGCAGATACTCAGTAACGCGCTAGCTGTCTTAAATGTGTGGGAGGTTGTTGATGCTATCATGTGCTTCAGTTAGCAAATGAAAAGGTGCCCAGATAATTTTTAAGATTTCATTTTATGGTGCTTCGGAATTGTAAACTGGCATAGCTGGCCCACATCCCATATTTCTCATGAGGTGTGTCTCCGAGTCCTGACAGTCAAGACGAGAGGCAGGAGTTTGTAGCAAAGCAGCAGCTCGCTGCCAGAGGGATAATTAATCATAACCGGGGAATTAGATGTATTTTGATCGTTTCTGAGACTGTAACAGCAATGTCGCACCAGCTGTTGTCTACAGAGACCTAGTACATTATTGGTCTAATCCTGTAATCTGAGTTGGGTGCAATGCTAACGTTAGCATTCATGGATTCAGGGATCTTGTTGACCTGAGTCATAAGGTGACCACCACTAGGTAACTGCACTCTTGTTTAGAGAGGATTGGCGTTTTGCCAGCCATCCATGTCATGCAATGTTGTCCTCAATCCATTTAATTGGTTGTAGGACAAGAAGCATAGCCTGGATCGCGTACGTTTGATATGGAGCTTACTGGTGTCTAAACCtgaagggggcggggggtgctGAAAGAAGCAGTCGCACGTGTCACATCAAATGCACCCATAAAGTCTAAACTTGTGATGAAGGAAGATGTAATTCTCTAAGAGCTTGGTGCGGTCTGAGTCACAGTCTAGTCAGCAGCCAGCGGATTCTATAGTCTAAATTTACCAAACAATAGCTTGCATGTTAGCAGAATTTGAAGTGAACAGACAAGGAAAATAGCCCCGGATGTGTCTTTAGGATGATGTGACAATTATTATGATGATGATTCTTCAGTCTGACAGCAATCTGAAGAGCAGATGGGATTGTGTAACAAACCAGAATAATTGCGGCTGGCATTTTTGGTTGTCATTTTCCAGTCTTGGTTGTCATTTTCCAGTCTTGGTCTATTTCAGTAACATTCAATGATGACTCAAACAGTCTCTGAAAACTGATATTGTTCTGAAGCGTGTTATTTTAAGTCTCACTTCTTGGCTAGTAGACATTGTTTGatatgcgcacacacatatCCTTCCCCAGTATTTTATGTAACTAggtgatggagtgtgtgttttgagaaaGACCAGACCACCCtgccagaacagagagagagagagatagtgtgtgtgttaatgagtgtgtgtttacttggTGAATCCTGTTGTACCAGCTTGTATTAGTAGGCTACTGGTCGGAGCTCTGTTCCGCTGGGTTCAGAATCACATGCTCATAACTGCTGCCCTGCTCTACCCTTTAGACACATAAAcaccagtgtggatcctgctgtgactGGTCagcatgtttgtttattttttagatCTGAATCTACAGGCCTGTCTACATACTTCTTTGAGGTGACTGGTCTCCAAACGCATGACTGTATAGTATGCCCTTAATGATTGTAGTTGACTGAGCAGCCTACTCCATGTCATTTCACTATGAGCAGAATGCCCCTAGCTACAGTTGCTTAAACAAATCAACTGTCATTTTCTCAATACATGTCTCTGAATCTGGATGGAATGTAATGACATCAGTCTGGTTGCACATACACCCTCACCTGCCCATCCCTACCTTAAGCCCAGGTATGTGATTCAAATTATGAACTATGGACCGTGGGGCTACAGCAGTACTGCCTGCAGCCAAATCACAACATTCTACTGTAGTgcctcacccttctctcctctcttcaatgATCTACACAGAATACATTACATAAATGAAAGTGGCCTGACATTTAAACACACTACTTAGCCCTGCAgggcagacagggaggagggtgggggttagagaggcagacaggctggcaggatgggggggtgggggttagagaggcagacagacaagctagggagggtgggatggaggtagagaagcagacaggccggcagggaggaggggttagagaggcaGACGAgcatgtgtggagggagggtggctgGGCTGGGTGACATGCAAACagggagtgtgggagagagaggcaggcaggcaggcaggcagatacaAAGAGACAGGAAATAATCAGACaggcagcaggcagacaggtctgATATTAGCCTATTATACAGCCCAGTCAGTTATGGATGTTGTTTTCTCAGTTCCCAAGCAGCAGGTACTAGCAGTCAGCACGCCTGGTGAGGCGACTCTAAACAAACTCGatgacctctctctcacactttttccccctctttctttctcttgctctcgccCATCGGTTTTCTCTTTCATAATTCCGTGTGTCTCACAAACATCACTGACAGAAGGTGGCCCTGATGCATCCCTGACATCCCTTCTTCCCATCACGAACACACTAATATGCAAACCAGTGCTGCTGCTTAATACAACCTGTGGTTATTTAtaccccctgctgcccctcggCCAGGCACATCCTCATCAAGCTACAAGGGCTCCTTCCCGCTTTTGTCTCTCCTCATAAACACGTCCGGAACATCGCCACGGAGACCGGCGGCAGCCAGTGGTTGCTGTGGTAACCGCAGACACCACGGGGCCGCAGACCCCTACTTCCTACGGCTGTGTGTATTCCAGTGCAGCGAGCACCACCTGTAAGCATCCTCTCAGCCTTGCTGTCCCTCTCCAAGGCCTGGTCTTCAAGAGACTCTGCTATCCTGCCCGCTAACTGGTTTGGATTGAGTTTGTGAAGTGCGCTATCGTTCTTGATCGGTTCCTGTTTTGCTATATCGGTGTGTCGGGGTGGTTAACCTGAACAGGTCTCTCTTCATGGCCTAGACTGCTGAGCCAGCTGGACATctgtctcccagcctgcctcacACGCATCTTCTTTTCCAGTGGAGGTGACAGCTTTTCATGGAATTATGGATGGAAAATAGATCTTAGACTTTAACAGATTCTCTACCaataagaggtgtgtgtgtctgtatatgtgtgtgtgagtaagtagCTGCAGTAGCGGTGGAGGCTCAATGCACTGTGGGTAGAAAATCCCCGCAGACCTCGTCCACGTTTCTGTatgtcactctttctctctttctgtcactctgtgtctcttcacctgtctatctctctctcccttccctcctctccctctcagttcctctcatctccccagTGTCGGCTCATACTCTGGGGCGTCTGACTAAGAGAAACAGAGTGGAGGCCGGGCGGGCAGAATCTGACACTCCGCACCGCCATTTCAAATTTCCTCCTCCCCGATGCGCTCCGAGCCGGGGCCTCACCTGAGAAGCGTTTAAGTCAACAGCAGTGCATAGGTGGCAACCACATCGACGCTACATGACAGGCCTGCGCTAGCCTGTCATCAAGCCTATAATCACACAGAGATATGGATCTGACCAAGCAGTCCTGGGTATCGGTTCACAGCGTAGGGCCACGGCACAGGGGATAGAGTGTTGACCTGTCCCCTTCTCTGTTGACTGCTGCTCCTGACTGGCTGAAACCTGACTGTGTCGAGGCTTAGATCGGGGGGTTTGCTCTGGCCCGGGGTACACGATGGGAGATGGAGATATCTGGAGAGGGATGAGACATCTACACCTGTGGCCTCCTCGGGGGCTCGTCTAGTCGGGCTTGTTTGAAGCCGAGCTGTGTTGAGTCTGTTGGAGCTTGTTGACGGTGGAGAAGGGTTCAGCCAG
This DNA window, taken from Hypomesus transpacificus isolate Combined female chromosome 13, fHypTra1, whole genome shotgun sequence, encodes the following:
- the ercc4 gene encoding DNA repair endonuclease XPF isoform X1, which produces MAGPLLEFETEMFLSLFGTDGLLVTAEGMGIDRILLQFMRVYSEEGSLVLLLNTTIPEQEYFTEQLRAEGVSHLPRTVTSDVQNSERHSVYTQGGVLFVTSRILVVDFLTDRIPANLISGILVYRAHKIIESCQEAFILRLFRQKNKTGFIKAFTDKATAFSSGFCQVERVMRNLFVKKLYLWPRFQATVNSVLDRHKPEVVELHVSLTPAMRAIQSSILDIMSACLKELKRYNPTLEAEDLSLENTLGSAFEKTIRHYLDPLWHQLGAKTKALVQDLKVLRTLLLYLTQYDCVTFLNLLESLRSSQKNFGSNSAGWLFLDSSTSMFVNARSRVYRIPENKKKMKMGGAEPEKPKSSAEVKRELVLENNPKWEALTEVLQEIEKENKSSEHEPGRVLICASDDRTCAQLQEYISRGAESLLTRLYTRTIGKRDAPKYEPDAPKLGKMGRKQHEKNSKGKTVKPKTSTGRKRASPTLTQMIVKEERDEGESMGSSVDEGGGMEGEEEEEEDLKLDLSSDAYYGVLKEPLTVIHPLRGCTDPYSLTRVLHEVEPSFLVLYDAELSFVRQLEVYKASRPGKPLRVYFLIYGGSTEEQRYLTGLSKEKKAFEHLIREKATMVAPEEREGREDTNLDLTRCQEPANATTNTRKAGGQEQPTDPLRVIVDMREFRSELPSLLHRRGLDIEPVTLEVGDYILTDDTCVERKSVSDLIGSLQNGRLYTQCLSMTRFYRKPILLIEFDPAKPFSLVARTDFRQEISANDVTSKLTLLTLHFPRLRLLWCPSPHATAELFHELKRGRQEPDAAAAQAVTAESDTVAESADIYNPGPYDFLLRMPGVNVKNCRALVSKAASIAELATLSQDKLAQILGSAGNARMLYEFLHNVVNVPTPVQKGKQTSYT
- the ercc4 gene encoding DNA repair endonuclease XPF isoform X2, encoding MAGPLLEFETEMFLSLFGTDGLLVTAEGMGIDRILLQFMRVYSEEGSLVLLLNTTIPEQEYFTEQLRAEGVSHLPRTVTSDVQNSERHSVYTQGGVLFVTSRILVVDFLTDRIPANLISGILVYRAHKIIESCQEAFILRLFRQKNKTGFIKAFTDKATAFSSGFCQVERVMRNLFVKKLYLWPRFQATVNSVLDRHKPEVVELHVSLTPAMRAIQSSILDIMSACLKELKRYNPTLEAEDLSLENTLGSAFEKTIRHYLDPLWHQLGAKTKALVQDLKVLRTLLLYLTQYDCVTFLNLLESLRSSQKNFGSNSGWLFLDSSTSMFVNARSRVYRIPENKKKMKMGGAEPEKPKSSAEVKRELVLENNPKWEALTEVLQEIEKENKSSEHEPGRVLICASDDRTCAQLQEYISRGAESLLTRLYTRTIGKRDAPKYEPDAPKLGKMGRKQHEKNSKGKTVKPKTSTGRKRASPTLTQMIVKEERDEGESMGSSVDEGGGMEGEEEEEEDLKLDLSSDAYYGVLKEPLTVIHPLRGCTDPYSLTRVLHEVEPSFLVLYDAELSFVRQLEVYKASRPGKPLRVYFLIYGGSTEEQRYLTGLSKEKKAFEHLIREKATMVAPEEREGREDTNLDLTRCQEPANATTNTRKAGGQEQPTDPLRVIVDMREFRSELPSLLHRRGLDIEPVTLEVGDYILTDDTCVERKSVSDLIGSLQNGRLYTQCLSMTRFYRKPILLIEFDPAKPFSLVARTDFRQEISANDVTSKLTLLTLHFPRLRLLWCPSPHATAELFHELKRGRQEPDAAAAQAVTAESDTVAESADIYNPGPYDFLLRMPGVNVKNCRALVSKAASIAELATLSQDKLAQILGSAGNARMLYEFLHNVVNVPTPVQKGKQTSYT